A region from the Aegilops tauschii subsp. strangulata cultivar AL8/78 chromosome 5, Aet v6.0, whole genome shotgun sequence genome encodes:
- the LOC109754065 gene encoding uncharacterized protein, which translates to MRRSPLFLFHCHARLHRSSAPRPTRHATASVASAATRATAPAPRHRRATMPPRRRGASGYLGVRQRPNGGFYSEIRSGQLRLGLGTFETAHEAARAYDVAAWRLGRPRPQMNFDDVHTLQQALDVAPPPRLRTAQDRAEHAERQRRLLVAHEDERTMVEWRRRHPEDVTYEQAYCWGT; encoded by the coding sequence ATGCGGCGCTCGCCTCTCTTCCTCTTCCACTGCCACGCGCGCCTCCACCGCTCCAGCGCCCCGCGACCGACGCGCCACGCCACCGCTTCCGTTGCTTCCGCTGCCACGCGCGCCACCGCTCCAGCGCCCCGCCACCgacgcgccaccatgccgccgcgccgccgaggAGCGTCGGGCTACCTTGGCGTCCGCCAGCGCCCCAACGGCGGGTTCTACTCCGAGATACGGTCCGGCCAACTCCGGCTCGGCCTCGGCACCTTCGAGACGGCgcacgaggccgcccgcgcgtacgacgtgGCGGCGTGGCGCCTAGGCAGGCCGCGCCCGCAGATGAACTTCGACGACGTCCACACGCTCCAGCAGGCGCTGGacgtcgccccgccgcctcgtctTCGCACGGCACAAGACCGTGCGGAGCACGCTGAgcggcagcgccgcctcctcgtcgcccaTGAGGACGAGCGGACCATGGTGGAGTGGCGCCGGCGCCACCCGGAGGACGTCACCTACGAGCAAgcctactgttggggaacgtag
- the LOC109754066 gene encoding basic leucine zipper 19 has translation MAQLPPRAPSAGGQDWPVAGEFLGFAAARRGVHRRSASDPAAFLEAVPMDHILSGGGGDDEFDRLDDEQLMSMFSNVDGGCDRPGFMDTGEAEEGTPSAGAMAAADGFGDPKRVKRILANRQSAQRSRVRKLQYISELERSVTGLQMEVSALSPRVAFLDHQRSLLTVGNSHLRQRIAALAQDKIFKDAHQEALKEEIERLRQLFHHQKIKATGGTDMATAASMQAKQELLMCEGAAMR, from the exons ATGGCGCAGCTGCCGCCGAGAGCGCCGAGCGCGGGGGGGCAGGACTGGCCGGTGGCAGGCGAGTTCCTCGGGTTCGCTGCGGCCCGGCGGGGCGTGCACCGGCGCTCGGCCAGCGATCCGGCGGCTTTCCTGGAGGCCGTGCCAATGGACCACATcctcagcggcggcggcggcgacgacgagtTCGACAGGCTCGACGACGAGCAGCTCATGTCCATGTTCTCCAATGTCGACGGCGGGTGCGACAGGCCGGGCTTCATGGACACGGGAGAGGCGGAGGAGGGGACGCCCAGCGCGGGCGCAATGGCCGCCGCGGACGGCTTCGGTGACCCCAAGAGGGTTAAAAG GATATTGGCCAACAGGCAGTCAGCGCAGAGGTCAAGAGTTCGGAAGTTGCAGTACATCTCAGAGCTTGAACGCAGCGTCACCGGACTCCAG ATGGAGGTGTCAGCACTCTCTCCCCGCGTGGCCTTTCTAGATCATCAGCGGTCATTACTGACCGTGGGCAACAGCCATCTCAGGCAAAGAATTGCCGCCCTTGCACAAGACAAGATCTTCAAAGATG CTCATCAAGAGGCACTCAAAGAGGAGATTGAGCGACTACGGCAGCTGTTCCACCACCAGAAGATCAAGGCCACAGGCGGCACAGACATGGCCACGGCCGCCTCAATGCAAGCCAAGCAAGAGCTCCTTATGTGTGAGGGAGCCGCGATGCGATAA